From Thermodesulfobacteriota bacterium:
GACATAGACCTCCCGCTCGGCTTCGGGAGCAGGCACCTGGCCGGGGCGTCGATAACGAAGAAGACGAACTCCGTCGCCGTGGTCGTATCCGAGAGCTCCATGGTGAGGGTTTTTGACAACGGGAAGGTCGTAGGCGAAATTATCCCCGAGCTCTGGCTACTGAGGGAATATTCGACGGACAGGAACGGCGTGCCGGCCGCCGGCGCAGTGTCGTAAAGAGACAGCCAAGAGATATGAAGATAATTTTCATTGTAGACATCCACGGCAATTCGGCGCCGATAGATTTGCTGAAAGACCCGCTGTCGGAGGCCGACCTCGTCCTCGTCGGCGGTGACATTACGCACTTCGGGGGAGAGGACAAGGCGCGCGAGGTTATAGACAAGGTCAGGTGGTATAATCAAAACGTCCTCGCCGTATCGGGGAACTGCGACACGAAGGAAGTCGACGAATACCTCTACCGCGAGAACATGAACCTCCACGCGAGGGGCTTCAGGCAGAACGACGTGTCCATAGTGGGTGCGGGAGGGTCTCTCCCCGCGCCGAGCCCGACGCCTAACGTCTACTCGGAAGAGGAGTACACGGCGATATTCGAAAGGGCGCTCGAGGATTGCGACATGACGGTGCCGATGATAGTCGTTTCCCACCAGCCCCCGATAGGCACCCTCAACGACACGATATCCAGCGGGGCCCACGTGGGCAGCACCGCGGTGAGGACCTTCATCGAGCAGTACCACCCGCTCGTGTGCTTCACGGGGCACATACACGAGGCCCCGGGAATAGACAAGATAGCCGGGAGCAAGATAGTCAACCCCGGCCCCTTCAGCACGCGTTCTTACGCGTACCTCGACGTTACCGATACGATCCGGACGCTCGAAATAAGGAAGTTCTGAGCCCGCGCACCGGGCGGCTTCGTACATAT
This genomic window contains:
- a CDS encoding metallophosphoesterase family protein; translated protein: MKIIFIVDIHGNSAPIDLLKDPLSEADLVLVGGDITHFGGEDKAREVIDKVRWYNQNVLAVSGNCDTKEVDEYLYRENMNLHARGFRQNDVSIVGAGGSLPAPSPTPNVYSEEEYTAIFERALEDCDMTVPMIVVSHQPPIGTLNDTISSGAHVGSTAVRTFIEQYHPLVCFTGHIHEAPGIDKIAGSKIVNPGPFSTRSYAYLDVTDTIRTLEIRKF